From bacterium:
ATTTCAATTACTCGAAAAAGTGCTAACAAAGCCTCCACAAGAAGCTGAAGATAACTTGCGAGACCTGCTTGATGCCGGTAAAAACGCATTCTCTCTCTTAAATTTGATGGGAAAGTCTGCGAGCCGACTACTACTCATTCGCGCGCTGATCAATAAGGGAATACAACAATCAAAAATTGCATCCATCATAGGGGCTCCGCCATGGCTTGTTAAGAAAGAGATACAACTTCTTCAGAGAGCGAACATGTCGCGACTCCGCGCTTTTCATAAAGCTCTTATCACTGCCGATGCACAATTGAAGGGAAAGTCGCTTGGAATGGAAGCAGTTTTTTCGCAACTGCTAAGGGGAGGGCGATGATTCATTCCCAAAGAGCTTACTCCAACAAAAAGCCGATACTGAGAATTCTCTTGTTAGGCGCTCTTAGTCTCTCACTCTTGACTACACTGCAAATCGACTCCTTTTCTCTGAAACCTCGTAATGCCTTGGCAAATAGCGGGAAAGATGAACGATCTGCTATTGATGAAATGGCATTCCGTGGCTGGGGATTCATCGCTCATCACCTGCATGAACGAGGCATGTCTCATCGAACGCTTTCCAAAATTTTTCTTGATAAACGAGTGCCTCAATTCACTTTTGTTCCATTTGCCGTTGTCCCAAAAGAATCAGAGCGGCTCTACACACAGTTCTTAGAGCCCGAGAGAATACAGCGGGCACAGAGTTACTTGAAGAAATACACCTCTTTTTTTCATTCAGCGAATCATCAGTTTCAAATCCCTCCGGAAGTGATTGCTGCCATCATTCTAATTGAGACGGATCTTGGAAACTTTACGGGAAATCACTCAATCCTTCCTCAACTCGCTCGCCTTGCTAATGCAGCTACGCCGTCTAACATCTTAAAAAACTATGAGCGTCTCGTTACTGATGGAGAGGCGGTCACTTTTCAACAAGTGCAAGAAAGAGCAAGCTATCTCTTAAGGCTTTTTCTTCCAGAAGTTGAAGCAACAGTCAGAATAGCTCGAAATAAAAAGTCAGACCCACTAAAAATAAAGGGCTCATATGCAGGTGCCTTCGGTTATGCGCAGTTTTTGCCGACATCATTCGAGCGATTTGCCATTGATGGAAACCAAGATGGCATCGTCTCTCTTTTTCAACATCCAGATGCGATTATCTCGGTAGCACGATTTCTCTCCCATCATCAGACCACCATGAAGGAAGATGCGCTGAGACAAGCAGTTCGAAGATACAACAACAGTGTGCCCTACGTAGAGGCAGTCCTTGCCGTCAGCAAAGAGCTAGGACTCAGGATCGAGCCTTCAGAAAAAGACTCAGACCCACCTGCAAACGAAGTAAAAGACGGTTCAGGGGTATAAACCCACCTCTTTCGCTTGACGATTCCCATAAAGAGGGCGAACGTATATTATCAACTGTTGAATGATAGGAAGAGGGAGCACTTTCGTGGCTGAAAAATATCGCGTTCTCGTAGTGGAAGATGATGATGATGGTAGAGAGGCCCTGTGCGCGATCTTGGAGGCCCTCGGATACGAAACCCTAGCATTCGCCTCTGGGCCAGATACTCTTGCGGGCATTGCCGACGAGCACGTCGACATCGCGCTCCTTGATATCATGATGCCGGTAATGAACGGATATGAGCTCTTGGAAGAGCTTAAAAAGCTCGAGATGTTTGAAGATCTCCCTGTCCTTATGGTTACAGCGAAAGACCAAGATGGTGAGATTCTTGAGGGATATCAACACGGCGCAGACTACTACATAACAAAACCTTATACCGCAAAACAGATTGAATACGGGCTTAAGCTATTCCTTGAGTAATCCAATTTTCTGAGAGCCTTTTCATTGATTGTATCAACCAAAACTTTCACACCACATGCTTGCCAGGGGCTCATCGTTTTGGAAGGTGTTAATGGTGCTGGCAAGTCAACACTTCAAGAGAAAATTAAAAATCACTTCAGTGCGACACATAAAGTCGTCACTTCCTTTGAACCAGGTGGAACACCTCTCGGACAATCGCTCAGGAAACTGCTTCTTGAAAAACAAAGCATGTCTATTAGCCCACTCGCTGAGGCACTTCTCTTCTCTGCCGACAGAGCGGAGCATGTCCGCTCACTGATCAGGCCTCAACTCATGTCTGGCAGCTTAGTCCTCCTTGACCGCTACTACTACTCTACCGTTGCCTTTCAAGGATATGGCCATGAACTCCCCATTGAGCCACTCTTACAACTCAGTGAAATTGCAATCCAGGGACAGCGGCCTGACCTCGTTCTTCTCATCGATCTCCCACCAGAGGAAGGCCTTCGCAGAAACGCTGATAAAGAAGAAGAGGACAAATTCGAAGATGAGGAGCTAGAGTTTCACGAGCGCTTACGAATGGGATTCTTGGAGCTTGCTGAGAGGCTACCAGAACCTTTTGCCATTCTTGATGGAATGAAATCATCAGAAGAGATTTTCGCTGAGGCAAAGGAACTTGTACAAAAGGTAGTTGATTCGACTATTTCAATTCCCTGAGAGAATGGGTATTTATCTCAAAGAAACTTCACGAATACATTTGGATACGGTACGGTAAGAGTGATAGCATAATCTTTACTCTTCTTTGTGAATCATCGTGTAATGAAAAAATCGATAAACGAAGACCCTATCGCTCACGATCCTGCTACGTCTATTATCGGTCATAGCGCTACTATTGCTGGACTCCATAAGACCATTGCATCCGAACGTATTCATCACACACTTCTTTTTACTGGCCCCAGCGGTGTCGGGAAAAAGCGGGTGGCAAAGAGTCTTGCTATGACATTCATGTGCCTCCAATACCACCAAGATGGCTCTCGTCAGATTCCGTCATTCGGAGGGTGTACGATGTGTCATCACTGCAAGCTTATGCATGCTGGCAATCTTCCTGATCTCATTACAGTTGCATGCGACGATAAGAGTGCTGCATCCACCGAATCAGTAAGAGAACTTCTCAACTCTCTCAGACTGCGCCCATTTGCTGGCACTTATCGTTTCCTGATTTTTGATGATGCGCATTTACTACAGGGGGCTGCTGCAAATGCCCTCCTTAAGTCACTAGAAGAACCACGCCCTGGGACTTTTTTCATTCTCCTCACTGACAAACCTCATCTTATGCTGAGAACTATCCATTCTCGCGCACAGCGATGGGGATTTCACCACCTTACGAATGAGGAACTCGCAAAAGTACTTCAGGCGAATGGGGAGGAAGTACGTGCGCGCTGCGTTGAGTTAGCCTCTGGCTCGATATCCTCCTACTCCCTGATCAAAGAGCAAGGAGAGGAGCTAACAGCTCTCCACGATGAACTAAAAGCTATTGCAATGGGAGATCATGCAGCAGCACTCAGGTTAGGAAGCACATTTGCCCAAGATCGTGAAAACCTGAAAGAAAAGATTGCATGTCTTCATCTCCTTGCACGTTCCGAAATGCTTCAGACCCGACAACTGTGCTGGGCAAATTTTATTTATGAGCTTGGGGAGTTTGAATACTATCTGCTCAAACGAAACTTTGCCCCTCTCTATCTCTTCCAAAACCTCTTCCTCCATCTTGCTGAATCATTTCAAGATCAGTTTATTCTCGAGCAAGACGGTCTGCTCGAAAGTCTAATACCAAGTTGAGCACTATGAACAAAGAACGCATTGAGCTGATTGATTCACATGCCCATTTGGACGGGAAAGATTTCGCGAATGATCTTGAAGAAGTTATTGAGCGTGCTCAAAAGGCGGACATCTCCACGATTATCAACATTGGGGCAACGGATGGATTTCTCGGTGCTGAACGCTCTCTAAAGCTCGCGGAGCAGTATGATATGATTTGGTGCACAGTCGGCATTCATCCCCACGATGCACGACAACCGTCAGATCTTGCTCGACTCAGAGAACTCGCTCAACATCCGAAAGTTCGAGCGATAGGAGAAACAGGTCTCGATTTTTTTAAAGAATGGAGTCCAAAGGAGGATCAGTACCGATGGTTTCGACTTCAAGTAGAGCTAGCGCATGAATTACAGCTTCCGATTATAATTCATTCTCGTGATGCTGCTGAGGAATGTCTTACCGTTCTTACAGAGATGGAAGCTGAGAGAGTCGGAGGGGTATTTCACTGTTTCGCCGAAAGTGCAGACTTTGCCGCACGATTGCATAAATGTAACTTCATGGTCTCCTTTCCGGGGATACTCACATTCCCGAAAGCGTTTGCGATTCACGAGGCTGCAACGCAAATACCCCTTGAACAAATTATGCTCGAAACCGATTCACCATACTTGGCGCCCGTTCCTTTTCGAGGGAAACGGTGCGAAAGTGCTTACGTGCGGCATACGGCTCAGCACCTGGCTACGCTTAAA
This genomic window contains:
- the tmk gene encoding dTMP kinase, which codes for MRAFSLIVSTKTFTPHACQGLIVLEGVNGAGKSTLQEKIKNHFSATHKVVTSFEPGGTPLGQSLRKLLLEKQSMSISPLAEALLFSADRAEHVRSLIRPQLMSGSLVLLDRYYYSTVAFQGYGHELPIEPLLQLSEIAIQGQRPDLVLLIDLPPEEGLRRNADKEEEDKFEDEELEFHERLRMGFLELAERLPEPFAILDGMKSSEEIFAEAKELVQKVVDSTISIP
- a CDS encoding TatD family deoxyribonuclease produces the protein MNKERIELIDSHAHLDGKDFANDLEEVIERAQKADISTIINIGATDGFLGAERSLKLAEQYDMIWCTVGIHPHDARQPSDLARLRELAQHPKVRAIGETGLDFFKEWSPKEDQYRWFRLQVELAHELQLPIIIHSRDAAEECLTVLTEMEAERVGGVFHCFAESADFAARLHKCNFMVSFPGILTFPKAFAIHEAATQIPLEQIMLETDSPYLAPVPFRGKRCESAYVRHTAQHLATLKNESLETIAQITTKNARRFYKLPEVNKQ
- a CDS encoding response regulator, giving the protein MIGRGSTFVAEKYRVLVVEDDDDGREALCAILEALGYETLAFASGPDTLAGIADEHVDIALLDIMMPVMNGYELLEELKKLEMFEDLPVLMVTAKDQDGEILEGYQHGADYYITKPYTAKQIEYGLKLFLE